One window of Lemur catta isolate mLemCat1 chromosome 3, mLemCat1.pri, whole genome shotgun sequence genomic DNA carries:
- the POGK gene encoding pogo transposable element with KRAB domain isoform X1, whose translation MMSLLSQPLLMLNCLLVPTQLKMESTAYPLNLTLKEEEEEEEIQSRELEDGPADMQKVRICSEGGWVPALFDEVAIYFSDEEWEVLTEQQKALYREVMRMNYETVLSLEFPFPKPDMISRLEGEEESQNSDEWQLQGGGTFAENEESDVKPPEWASPVNAAAHFPQPQHLDSLGLRLPRDFTELPEWSEGYPFYVTMGFPGYDLSADDIAGKFQFSRGMRRSYDAGFKLMVVEYAESTNNCQAAKQFGVLEKNVRDWRKVKPQLQNAHAMRRAFRGPKNGRFALVDQRVAEYVRYMQAKGDPITREAMQLKALEIAQEMNIPEKGFKASLGWCRRMMRRYDLSLRHKVPVPQHLPEDLTEKLVSYQRSVLALRRAHDYQVAQMGNADETPICLEVPSRVTVDNQGEKPVLVKTPGREKLKITAMLGVLADGRKLPPYIILRGTYIPPGKFPSGMEIRCHRYGWMTEDLMQDWLEVVWRRRPGAAPKQRGMLILNGFRGHATDSVKNSMDSMNTDMVIIPGGLTSQLQVLDVVVYKPLNDSVRAQYSNWLLAGNLALSPTGNAKKPPLGLFLEWVMVAWNNIPSESIVQGFKKCHISSNLEEEDDVLWEIESELPGGGEPPKECDSESMTEGN comes from the exons ATGATGAGCCTTCTGAGCCAACCACTGCTGATGCTTAACTGCCTTCTAGTACCAACCCAGTTGA AGATGGAGTCCACAGCCTACCCTCTCAACTTGACcctgaaagaagaggaagaggaggaagagattcAGAGCCGGGAACTGGAGGATGGCCCCGCAGATATGCAGAAAGTACGAATCTGCTCGGAGGGTGGATGG GTACCAGCCCTATTCGACGAGGTGGCCATCTATTTTTCTGATGAAGAGTGGGAAGTTTTGACGGAGCAACAAAAGGCCCTGTACCGGGAAGTCATGAGGATGAATTACGAAACTGTCCTGTCCCTGG AATTCCCATTCCCTAAGCCAGACATGATCTCTCGGTTGGAAGGGGAAGAGGAGTCTCAGAATTCTGATGAGTGGCAGCTCCAAGGAGGAGGAACCTTTGCAG AAAATGAAGAGTCGGACGTGAAGCCCCCGGAGTGGGCCAGCCCGGTGAACGCTGCCGCCCACTTTCCTCAGCCTCAGCACCTGGACAGCTTGGGCCTCCGCCTGCCCCGGGACTTCACGGAGCTGCCCGAGTGGAGCGAGGGGTACCCCTTCTACGTGACCATGGGCTTCCCAGGGTACGACCTGTCTGCGGACGACATCGCCGGGAAGTTTCAGTTCAGCCGGGGCATGCGCCGCAGTTACGACGCAGGGTTCAAGTTAATGGTGGTGGAATACGCCGAGAGCACCAACAACTGCCAGGCTGCCAAGCAGTTTGGGGTGTTGGAAAAGAACGTTCGAGACTGGCGCAAAGTGAAGCCGCAGCTCCAGAACGCCCACGCCATGCGCCGGGCATTCCGAGGGCCCAAGAACGGGAGGTTTGCCCTGGTGGACCAGCGTGTGGCCGAGTACGTCCGCTACATGCAGGCCAAAGGGGACCCCATCACCAGGGAGGCCATGCAGCTCAAAGCCCTCGAAATCGCCCAGGAGATGAACATTCCGGAGAAGGGGTTCAAGGCAAGCTTGGGCTGGTGTCGGAGGATGATGAGGAGGTACGACCTGTCTCTGAGGCACAAGGTGCCCGTCCCCCAGCACCTGCCCGAGGACCTGACTGAGAAGCTCGTCTCGTACCAGCGCAGCGTGCTGGCTCTGCGCCGGGCGCATGACTACCAGGTGGCTCAGATGGGGAACGCAGACGAGACGCCCATCTGTCTAGAGGTGCCATCGAGGGTGACTGTTGACAACCAGGGCGAAAAGCCTGTCTTGGTCAAGACGCCCGgcagggaaaaactgaaaatcacGGCGATGCTTGGCGTCCTGGCCGATGGGAGGAAGTTGCCTCCGTACATCATTCTGAGGGGGACGTACATCCCCCCTGGGAAGTTCCCCAGCGGGATGGAGATCCGTTGCCACCGGTACGGCTGGATGACGGAGGACTTGATGCAGGACTGGCTGGAAGTGGTGTGGAGACGGAGGCCCGGCGCGGCGCCCAAGCAGCGAGGGATGCTCATCTTGAATGGCTTCCGGGGCCACGCCACCGACTCCGTGAAGAACTCCATGGACAGCATGAACACCGACATGGTGATCATCCCGGGGGGCCTGACCTCGCAGCTCCAGGTGCTGGATGTGGTGGTCTACAAGCCGCTGAACGACAGCGTGCGGGCTCAGTACTCCAACTGGCTTCTGGCCGGGAACCTGGCGCTGAGCCCCACCGGGAATGCCAAGAAGCCGCCCCTGGGCCTCTTTCTGGAGTGGGTCATGGTCGCGTGGAATAACATCCCAAGCGAATCCATTGTCCAGGGCTTCAAGAAGTGCCACATCTCCAGCAACTTGGAGGAGGAAGACGATGTCCTGTGG
- the POGK gene encoding pogo transposable element with KRAB domain isoform X2, giving the protein MMSLLSQPLLMLNCLLVPTQLKMESTAYPLNLTLKEEEEEEEIQSRELEDGPADMQKVPALFDEVAIYFSDEEWEVLTEQQKALYREVMRMNYETVLSLEFPFPKPDMISRLEGEEESQNSDEWQLQGGGTFAENEESDVKPPEWASPVNAAAHFPQPQHLDSLGLRLPRDFTELPEWSEGYPFYVTMGFPGYDLSADDIAGKFQFSRGMRRSYDAGFKLMVVEYAESTNNCQAAKQFGVLEKNVRDWRKVKPQLQNAHAMRRAFRGPKNGRFALVDQRVAEYVRYMQAKGDPITREAMQLKALEIAQEMNIPEKGFKASLGWCRRMMRRYDLSLRHKVPVPQHLPEDLTEKLVSYQRSVLALRRAHDYQVAQMGNADETPICLEVPSRVTVDNQGEKPVLVKTPGREKLKITAMLGVLADGRKLPPYIILRGTYIPPGKFPSGMEIRCHRYGWMTEDLMQDWLEVVWRRRPGAAPKQRGMLILNGFRGHATDSVKNSMDSMNTDMVIIPGGLTSQLQVLDVVVYKPLNDSVRAQYSNWLLAGNLALSPTGNAKKPPLGLFLEWVMVAWNNIPSESIVQGFKKCHISSNLEEEDDVLWEIESELPGGGEPPKECDSESMTEGN; this is encoded by the exons ATGATGAGCCTTCTGAGCCAACCACTGCTGATGCTTAACTGCCTTCTAGTACCAACCCAGTTGA AGATGGAGTCCACAGCCTACCCTCTCAACTTGACcctgaaagaagaggaagaggaggaagagattcAGAGCCGGGAACTGGAGGATGGCCCCGCAGATATGCAGAAA GTACCAGCCCTATTCGACGAGGTGGCCATCTATTTTTCTGATGAAGAGTGGGAAGTTTTGACGGAGCAACAAAAGGCCCTGTACCGGGAAGTCATGAGGATGAATTACGAAACTGTCCTGTCCCTGG AATTCCCATTCCCTAAGCCAGACATGATCTCTCGGTTGGAAGGGGAAGAGGAGTCTCAGAATTCTGATGAGTGGCAGCTCCAAGGAGGAGGAACCTTTGCAG AAAATGAAGAGTCGGACGTGAAGCCCCCGGAGTGGGCCAGCCCGGTGAACGCTGCCGCCCACTTTCCTCAGCCTCAGCACCTGGACAGCTTGGGCCTCCGCCTGCCCCGGGACTTCACGGAGCTGCCCGAGTGGAGCGAGGGGTACCCCTTCTACGTGACCATGGGCTTCCCAGGGTACGACCTGTCTGCGGACGACATCGCCGGGAAGTTTCAGTTCAGCCGGGGCATGCGCCGCAGTTACGACGCAGGGTTCAAGTTAATGGTGGTGGAATACGCCGAGAGCACCAACAACTGCCAGGCTGCCAAGCAGTTTGGGGTGTTGGAAAAGAACGTTCGAGACTGGCGCAAAGTGAAGCCGCAGCTCCAGAACGCCCACGCCATGCGCCGGGCATTCCGAGGGCCCAAGAACGGGAGGTTTGCCCTGGTGGACCAGCGTGTGGCCGAGTACGTCCGCTACATGCAGGCCAAAGGGGACCCCATCACCAGGGAGGCCATGCAGCTCAAAGCCCTCGAAATCGCCCAGGAGATGAACATTCCGGAGAAGGGGTTCAAGGCAAGCTTGGGCTGGTGTCGGAGGATGATGAGGAGGTACGACCTGTCTCTGAGGCACAAGGTGCCCGTCCCCCAGCACCTGCCCGAGGACCTGACTGAGAAGCTCGTCTCGTACCAGCGCAGCGTGCTGGCTCTGCGCCGGGCGCATGACTACCAGGTGGCTCAGATGGGGAACGCAGACGAGACGCCCATCTGTCTAGAGGTGCCATCGAGGGTGACTGTTGACAACCAGGGCGAAAAGCCTGTCTTGGTCAAGACGCCCGgcagggaaaaactgaaaatcacGGCGATGCTTGGCGTCCTGGCCGATGGGAGGAAGTTGCCTCCGTACATCATTCTGAGGGGGACGTACATCCCCCCTGGGAAGTTCCCCAGCGGGATGGAGATCCGTTGCCACCGGTACGGCTGGATGACGGAGGACTTGATGCAGGACTGGCTGGAAGTGGTGTGGAGACGGAGGCCCGGCGCGGCGCCCAAGCAGCGAGGGATGCTCATCTTGAATGGCTTCCGGGGCCACGCCACCGACTCCGTGAAGAACTCCATGGACAGCATGAACACCGACATGGTGATCATCCCGGGGGGCCTGACCTCGCAGCTCCAGGTGCTGGATGTGGTGGTCTACAAGCCGCTGAACGACAGCGTGCGGGCTCAGTACTCCAACTGGCTTCTGGCCGGGAACCTGGCGCTGAGCCCCACCGGGAATGCCAAGAAGCCGCCCCTGGGCCTCTTTCTGGAGTGGGTCATGGTCGCGTGGAATAACATCCCAAGCGAATCCATTGTCCAGGGCTTCAAGAAGTGCCACATCTCCAGCAACTTGGAGGAGGAAGACGATGTCCTGTGG
- the POGK gene encoding pogo transposable element with KRAB domain isoform X3: protein MESTAYPLNLTLKEEEEEEEIQSRELEDGPADMQKVRICSEGGWVPALFDEVAIYFSDEEWEVLTEQQKALYREVMRMNYETVLSLEFPFPKPDMISRLEGEEESQNSDEWQLQGGGTFAENEESDVKPPEWASPVNAAAHFPQPQHLDSLGLRLPRDFTELPEWSEGYPFYVTMGFPGYDLSADDIAGKFQFSRGMRRSYDAGFKLMVVEYAESTNNCQAAKQFGVLEKNVRDWRKVKPQLQNAHAMRRAFRGPKNGRFALVDQRVAEYVRYMQAKGDPITREAMQLKALEIAQEMNIPEKGFKASLGWCRRMMRRYDLSLRHKVPVPQHLPEDLTEKLVSYQRSVLALRRAHDYQVAQMGNADETPICLEVPSRVTVDNQGEKPVLVKTPGREKLKITAMLGVLADGRKLPPYIILRGTYIPPGKFPSGMEIRCHRYGWMTEDLMQDWLEVVWRRRPGAAPKQRGMLILNGFRGHATDSVKNSMDSMNTDMVIIPGGLTSQLQVLDVVVYKPLNDSVRAQYSNWLLAGNLALSPTGNAKKPPLGLFLEWVMVAWNNIPSESIVQGFKKCHISSNLEEEDDVLWEIESELPGGGEPPKECDSESMTEGN from the exons ATGGAGTCCACAGCCTACCCTCTCAACTTGACcctgaaagaagaggaagaggaggaagagattcAGAGCCGGGAACTGGAGGATGGCCCCGCAGATATGCAGAAAGTACGAATCTGCTCGGAGGGTGGATGG GTACCAGCCCTATTCGACGAGGTGGCCATCTATTTTTCTGATGAAGAGTGGGAAGTTTTGACGGAGCAACAAAAGGCCCTGTACCGGGAAGTCATGAGGATGAATTACGAAACTGTCCTGTCCCTGG AATTCCCATTCCCTAAGCCAGACATGATCTCTCGGTTGGAAGGGGAAGAGGAGTCTCAGAATTCTGATGAGTGGCAGCTCCAAGGAGGAGGAACCTTTGCAG AAAATGAAGAGTCGGACGTGAAGCCCCCGGAGTGGGCCAGCCCGGTGAACGCTGCCGCCCACTTTCCTCAGCCTCAGCACCTGGACAGCTTGGGCCTCCGCCTGCCCCGGGACTTCACGGAGCTGCCCGAGTGGAGCGAGGGGTACCCCTTCTACGTGACCATGGGCTTCCCAGGGTACGACCTGTCTGCGGACGACATCGCCGGGAAGTTTCAGTTCAGCCGGGGCATGCGCCGCAGTTACGACGCAGGGTTCAAGTTAATGGTGGTGGAATACGCCGAGAGCACCAACAACTGCCAGGCTGCCAAGCAGTTTGGGGTGTTGGAAAAGAACGTTCGAGACTGGCGCAAAGTGAAGCCGCAGCTCCAGAACGCCCACGCCATGCGCCGGGCATTCCGAGGGCCCAAGAACGGGAGGTTTGCCCTGGTGGACCAGCGTGTGGCCGAGTACGTCCGCTACATGCAGGCCAAAGGGGACCCCATCACCAGGGAGGCCATGCAGCTCAAAGCCCTCGAAATCGCCCAGGAGATGAACATTCCGGAGAAGGGGTTCAAGGCAAGCTTGGGCTGGTGTCGGAGGATGATGAGGAGGTACGACCTGTCTCTGAGGCACAAGGTGCCCGTCCCCCAGCACCTGCCCGAGGACCTGACTGAGAAGCTCGTCTCGTACCAGCGCAGCGTGCTGGCTCTGCGCCGGGCGCATGACTACCAGGTGGCTCAGATGGGGAACGCAGACGAGACGCCCATCTGTCTAGAGGTGCCATCGAGGGTGACTGTTGACAACCAGGGCGAAAAGCCTGTCTTGGTCAAGACGCCCGgcagggaaaaactgaaaatcacGGCGATGCTTGGCGTCCTGGCCGATGGGAGGAAGTTGCCTCCGTACATCATTCTGAGGGGGACGTACATCCCCCCTGGGAAGTTCCCCAGCGGGATGGAGATCCGTTGCCACCGGTACGGCTGGATGACGGAGGACTTGATGCAGGACTGGCTGGAAGTGGTGTGGAGACGGAGGCCCGGCGCGGCGCCCAAGCAGCGAGGGATGCTCATCTTGAATGGCTTCCGGGGCCACGCCACCGACTCCGTGAAGAACTCCATGGACAGCATGAACACCGACATGGTGATCATCCCGGGGGGCCTGACCTCGCAGCTCCAGGTGCTGGATGTGGTGGTCTACAAGCCGCTGAACGACAGCGTGCGGGCTCAGTACTCCAACTGGCTTCTGGCCGGGAACCTGGCGCTGAGCCCCACCGGGAATGCCAAGAAGCCGCCCCTGGGCCTCTTTCTGGAGTGGGTCATGGTCGCGTGGAATAACATCCCAAGCGAATCCATTGTCCAGGGCTTCAAGAAGTGCCACATCTCCAGCAACTTGGAGGAGGAAGACGATGTCCTGTGG